Proteins from a single region of Weeksella virosa DSM 16922:
- a CDS encoding efflux RND transporter periplasmic adaptor subunit encodes MKKRYFILMGISASMIFSCKKSDQSSMQPQGPSPLPVVDVSQRVVESYSEFPATIEGINNNAVRAKIQGYITHVYIDEGQYVSAGQALFKLETNALSQTADAARSGVNAASANIQSAQANVKAAEARVQVAQVEVNKLIPLVEKNIISNVQLETAKANLAQAQAAKNQAQAALSQAQAGQAQAQASLNEVNANINYSIVRSPISGVVGSINFREGSLVGPADPTPLTNISNTSKVYAYFSMNEAEYLDFIIKTNGKTLQEKLNNMPPVELVLANNEVYPEKGKIQAVTGQIDPSTGSIQFRVTFNNADKLLSNGNSGRIRIPKTYVDAIVVPESSTFERQGNVYVYKVEKDTARQSIIKVENRTNNMIIVKEGVKKGDKIVAQGVDKIKDKTAIKPIPTNFDTIVNSIKKVF; translated from the coding sequence ATGAAAAAAAGATATTTTATTCTAATGGGTATTAGTGCATCGATGATTTTCTCATGCAAAAAGAGTGATCAGAGCTCGATGCAACCTCAGGGTCCTAGCCCATTACCTGTTGTGGATGTTTCACAACGAGTAGTTGAATCCTATTCGGAGTTTCCAGCCACTATCGAGGGAATAAACAACAATGCTGTACGAGCGAAAATACAAGGTTATATAACCCATGTTTACATTGACGAGGGACAGTATGTTTCTGCAGGCCAAGCTTTATTCAAGCTAGAAACCAATGCACTCAGTCAAACTGCAGATGCTGCCCGCTCTGGGGTGAATGCTGCTTCTGCTAATATACAATCTGCACAAGCCAATGTAAAAGCAGCAGAGGCTCGTGTACAAGTTGCTCAGGTAGAGGTGAATAAATTAATTCCTTTGGTCGAGAAAAACATTATTTCGAATGTACAATTGGAAACTGCCAAAGCAAATTTAGCTCAAGCACAAGCTGCTAAAAACCAAGCACAAGCTGCTCTATCACAGGCTCAAGCCGGTCAAGCTCAAGCCCAAGCAAGTCTCAATGAGGTAAATGCTAATATAAACTATTCTATTGTACGAAGCCCTATCAGCGGAGTAGTTGGCTCTATAAACTTTAGAGAAGGAAGTTTAGTCGGTCCGGCAGATCCCACTCCTTTAACAAACATTTCAAATACAAGTAAAGTATATGCTTATTTCTCTATGAATGAAGCCGAGTACTTAGATTTTATTATAAAAACTAACGGTAAAACACTTCAGGAAAAACTAAACAATATGCCACCGGTAGAATTAGTTTTAGCGAATAACGAAGTTTACCCAGAAAAAGGCAAAATACAAGCTGTTACTGGACAAATCGACCCCTCAACTGGCTCGATACAATTTCGTGTAACTTTTAATAATGCAGACAAACTCTTGAGCAACGGAAATAGTGGACGCATTCGCATCCCGAAAACATATGTTGACGCGATTGTTGTACCAGAATCATCTACTTTTGAGAGACAAGGCAATGTGTATGTTTATAAAGTAGAAAAAGATACCGCAAGACAATCGATTATAAAAGTTGAAAATCGTACGAATAACATGATTATTGTAAAAGAGGGTGTAAAAAAAGGAGATAAAATTGTTGCACAAGGAGTTGACAAAATCAAAGACAAAACAGCAATCAAACCTATTCCTACAAACTTTGACACGATTGTAAATTCTATTAAAAAAGTATTCTAA
- a CDS encoding efflux RND transporter permease subunit → MLKTFIDRPVFSTVISIIIVILGILGLTVLPVTQYPDIAPPTVQVNASYTGANAQTVMESVIIPLEEQINGVEDMDYITSTSSNSGTAQINVVFKAGVDPDIATVNVQNRVARATPLLPAEVTRSGVTTQKQQTSALMFLSFYSDNPDYDQIYIQNYMNINVIPEIKRINGVGDATAFGSKVYSMRIWLDPNKLANYQLVPSDVIAAINEQSLEAAAGQLGQNDGKSFQYIITYKGKLNQEEQYENIVIKTLPNGSVLRLKDIAKIELGSLDYGGVSETNGKPNVAMAIYQTPGSNAQKIINDIKIELEKIQQNLPPGVHYFINFDTNEFLEASINKVVSTLIEAFILVFIVVYIFLQDWRSTLIPLIAVPVSIIGTFFFLNLFGYSLNLLTLFALVLAIGIVVDDAIVVVEAVHAKMEETHMEARPATESAMSEITGAIISITLVMAAVFVPVTFITGPTGVFYQQFGVTLIVAIIISAVNALTLSPAMCALFLKPHNEEDEKTKKSIIRKGFQKFNEGFDKMTRRYTNSFKFLFKHKWVTFLILLASLAIIFITNKYMPTGFVPNEDRGFIMGNFELPAGASADRVYELQRQFREKAKEIKGINTITMVSGFSLISGQGSNYGIALIKLDDFKDRKTQETNIDNIIKQLFITGAQFPDVKAIFFQPPSIPGFGISSGFELKLLDRSGGNLNEFDQVAQDYIFALMQRPEIMYAQTSLNTNFPQYRMDVNVERAKQSGVSVNNLLSAMQGYIGGIYAADFIRYGKQYRVMVQALPEDRADAQSLNKIFVRTGSGEMAPISQFLNLSRVYGPQSINRYNLFTSANISGAPAPGFSSGDAIRAVQEVATQNLSTNYGIDFTGLTREEINSGGQTILIFMLCVVFVYFILSAQYESYILPFAVLLSLPVGVMGAYLSQFLAGLENNIYFQIALVMLVGLLAKNAILIVEFAAQRRRYGMSIWQAAMEGAKSRLRPILMTSFAFILGLTPLVISSGVGAIGNRSIGTGAAFGLLIGTILGVFVIPVLFVIFQSIQEKIVPIKFDQNSTNDTQNLHTKL, encoded by the coding sequence ATGCTAAAAACATTTATAGATAGACCAGTATTTTCTACGGTGATATCGATTATCATCGTAATACTTGGGATATTAGGATTAACTGTACTCCCGGTTACTCAATATCCAGATATTGCACCCCCCACTGTTCAGGTAAATGCTTCTTATACAGGGGCAAATGCACAAACAGTAATGGAAAGTGTAATTATCCCATTAGAAGAGCAGATCAACGGTGTAGAAGATATGGATTACATTACCTCTACTTCTTCTAACTCGGGTACAGCGCAAATTAATGTTGTATTCAAAGCTGGAGTCGACCCAGATATTGCCACTGTTAACGTACAGAACCGTGTTGCCCGAGCAACTCCTCTATTACCTGCAGAGGTTACTCGATCGGGTGTAACCACCCAAAAGCAACAGACTTCTGCACTAATGTTCTTATCCTTCTATTCTGATAATCCTGATTATGATCAGATTTATATTCAGAATTATATGAACATCAATGTAATTCCTGAAATAAAAAGAATTAATGGTGTAGGTGATGCAACAGCTTTTGGATCGAAAGTTTACTCAATGCGTATATGGCTAGACCCCAATAAACTAGCCAACTACCAATTGGTACCATCAGACGTTATTGCTGCAATAAACGAACAATCACTAGAGGCTGCTGCTGGACAATTGGGTCAAAACGATGGAAAGTCTTTCCAATACATAATAACGTACAAAGGGAAGCTAAACCAAGAAGAACAATACGAAAATATTGTTATCAAAACACTTCCTAACGGCAGCGTATTAAGACTAAAAGATATTGCAAAAATAGAGTTAGGCTCGTTAGATTACGGTGGTGTATCAGAAACCAACGGTAAACCAAACGTGGCTATGGCGATTTATCAAACACCGGGCTCTAATGCTCAAAAAATTATTAATGATATCAAAATCGAACTCGAGAAAATTCAACAAAACCTTCCACCAGGAGTTCATTACTTCATTAATTTCGATACGAATGAATTCCTAGAAGCTTCGATAAATAAAGTAGTAAGCACCCTTATAGAAGCTTTTATACTCGTGTTTATTGTTGTTTACATTTTCTTACAAGATTGGCGATCGACATTAATTCCACTAATTGCCGTTCCGGTTTCGATTATTGGGACTTTCTTTTTTCTTAATCTTTTCGGATACTCACTCAACCTCCTAACCCTCTTTGCATTAGTTCTCGCAATCGGGATTGTGGTGGATGATGCAATTGTAGTCGTCGAGGCCGTGCATGCCAAAATGGAGGAAACCCATATGGAAGCCCGCCCAGCAACAGAAAGTGCTATGAGCGAAATTACAGGAGCAATTATCTCGATTACTTTGGTGATGGCAGCGGTATTTGTTCCGGTTACATTTATCACAGGACCAACAGGAGTTTTTTATCAACAGTTTGGGGTTACGCTTATTGTAGCCATTATTATTTCTGCGGTGAATGCACTTACACTGAGTCCGGCTATGTGTGCGCTATTCCTAAAACCACATAATGAAGAAGACGAAAAGACGAAAAAATCTATAATAAGAAAAGGTTTTCAAAAATTCAACGAAGGGTTTGATAAAATGACTAGGCGTTATACCAATTCATTTAAATTTTTATTCAAACACAAATGGGTAACCTTCCTTATTCTACTAGCTTCTTTGGCAATAATTTTTATCACCAATAAATATATGCCAACAGGATTCGTACCGAATGAAGATCGTGGATTTATCATGGGTAACTTCGAGTTGCCTGCAGGTGCATCAGCCGACCGAGTATATGAGTTGCAAAGACAATTCAGAGAAAAAGCAAAAGAAATAAAAGGGATCAATACCATCACAATGGTTTCTGGTTTTAGTCTTATTTCTGGACAAGGATCTAACTACGGAATCGCACTTATAAAATTAGACGATTTCAAGGATAGAAAAACACAAGAAACAAACATAGACAATATTATCAAACAATTGTTTATAACCGGTGCTCAATTCCCAGATGTTAAAGCTATTTTCTTCCAGCCACCTTCAATTCCAGGTTTTGGAATTTCTTCTGGTTTCGAATTGAAGTTACTTGACCGCTCGGGCGGAAATCTTAATGAATTTGATCAAGTTGCACAAGACTATATTTTTGCACTAATGCAACGTCCAGAAATTATGTACGCACAAACTTCCCTCAACACAAACTTCCCTCAATATAGAATGGATGTTAATGTAGAAAGAGCCAAACAATCTGGCGTAAGTGTAAACAACTTACTCTCTGCAATGCAAGGATATATTGGTGGAATATATGCGGCAGATTTCATTAGGTACGGAAAACAATACCGAGTTATGGTACAAGCCTTGCCCGAAGACAGAGCAGACGCACAAAGTCTGAACAAAATCTTTGTTCGTACAGGTTCTGGCGAAATGGCTCCTATCTCACAATTTCTAAATCTATCCCGAGTATATGGACCACAATCGATCAACCGATACAACCTCTTTACATCTGCCAATATTTCGGGAGCACCTGCCCCAGGTTTCTCGAGTGGTGACGCTATTCGTGCGGTACAAGAAGTCGCAACACAAAACCTTTCTACCAATTACGGTATAGACTTTACAGGGCTTACCCGAGAAGAAATTAATTCGGGCGGACAGACCATCTTAATTTTTATGCTGTGTGTGGTTTTTGTTTACTTTATTTTGAGTGCTCAGTACGAGAGTTATATCCTACCATTCGCCGTATTGTTATCTTTACCGGTAGGTGTGATGGGTGCTTATTTAAGCCAGTTTTTAGCTGGATTAGAAAACAATATCTACTTCCAGATTGCCTTAGTTATGCTTGTCGGTCTATTGGCGAAAAACGCGATTCTCATTGTAGAGTTTGCCGCTCAACGTAGAAGATATGGGATGAGTATTTGGCAAGCCGCAATGGAGGGAGCAAAATCTCGTCTACGTCCGATTTTGATGACATCGTTTGCATTTATTTTAGGTTTAACTCCTCTAGTAATTTCTTCTGGCGTAGGAGCTATTGGTAACCGATCAATCGGGACAGGAGCAGCCTTTGGCTTATTGATCGGAACGATTTTAGGAGTATTTGTTATTCCAGTATTGTTTGTGATTTTCCAATCTATCCAAGAAAAAATAGTTCCGATCAAATTTGATCAAAATAGCACTAACGATACTCAAAACCTTCATACCAAACTCTAA
- a CDS encoding N-acetylmuramoyl-L-alanine amidase family protein: MKVALVIGHTKTKDKGAFSNQLRQTEFDYNLQVAEALKAINPSMFDIYTHEIQDYYQRQKGMAYKLNQKTYDLVIEMHFNSASVTANGTETLYYFNSKKGKEYAEILSKKISEDFGTKLRGVNGAKALVNKNDRGYWFVYLPKAPAVMLEPFFGSNPAEAEKFKDVSKYARSIYNAILKFK; this comes from the coding sequence ATGAAAGTAGCATTAGTAATAGGACATACCAAGACAAAGGATAAAGGAGCTTTTTCTAATCAACTTAGACAAACTGAATTCGACTATAATTTGCAAGTTGCAGAAGCGTTGAAAGCTATTAATCCTTCAATGTTTGATATTTATACGCACGAAATCCAAGACTATTATCAGCGACAAAAAGGAATGGCATACAAACTCAATCAAAAAACTTACGATTTAGTTATAGAAATGCACTTCAATTCTGCATCGGTAACAGCGAATGGAACAGAAACCTTGTATTATTTCAATTCAAAAAAAGGAAAGGAATATGCAGAGATTTTATCAAAAAAAATTAGCGAGGATTTCGGTACAAAATTGAGAGGTGTAAATGGAGCAAAAGCGTTAGTAAATAAAAACGATAGAGGTTATTGGTTTGTCTATTTGCCGAAAGCGCCTGCAGTAATGTTAGAGCCTTTTTTCGGGAGTAATCCAGCCGAAGCTGAAAAATTTAAAGACGTAAGCAAATACGCTCGTTCAATTTATAATGCAATTCTAAAATTTAAATAA
- a CDS encoding acyl-ACP desaturase yields MSIHNIRKEVMQFIEKDIDRYMDQFLIPVEKIWQPSDFLPDSQSHNFFEEITELRELAKDLPDDFWITLIGDTITEEALPTYESWLMQLDGVVNEDGSYIDYGWAKWIRHWTGEENRHGDLLNKYLYLSGRINMREVEISTHYLINDGFDIGTSHDPYKNFVYTSFQELATYISHNNVSRIAKNYGAKNIARMCKIIAGDEMRHHLAYTEFVRRIFEVDPSEMMLAVQYMFRLKIVMPAHFLRESGDNIGKLFEPFSDAAQRIGVYTAFDYVDIMEKLIKAWKIDKITNLTEDAEKARDFIMKFPERMRKISERINIPDNGPQFKWLIPAHR; encoded by the coding sequence ATGTCAATTCACAATATACGAAAAGAGGTCATGCAATTTATAGAGAAAGATATTGATCGATATATGGATCAGTTTCTGATACCTGTTGAGAAAATTTGGCAACCTTCTGATTTTCTTCCTGACTCTCAGAGCCATAATTTTTTTGAAGAAATAACAGAGTTGCGCGAATTGGCTAAAGATTTACCTGATGATTTTTGGATTACTTTAATTGGCGATACAATCACAGAAGAAGCTCTACCTACATACGAATCGTGGTTGATGCAGCTCGATGGTGTAGTAAATGAAGACGGCAGTTATATAGACTACGGTTGGGCAAAATGGATTCGTCATTGGACTGGTGAAGAAAATCGACATGGTGACTTGCTCAACAAATACCTTTATCTATCGGGCAGAATCAATATGCGCGAGGTGGAAATTTCTACGCATTACCTTATCAATGATGGATTTGATATTGGGACTTCTCATGATCCTTATAAAAATTTTGTTTACACCAGTTTCCAAGAATTAGCCACCTACATTTCTCACAACAATGTGTCGAGAATCGCCAAAAACTATGGTGCAAAAAACATTGCGCGTATGTGCAAAATAATTGCCGGTGATGAGATGCGCCATCACTTGGCGTATACGGAGTTTGTGCGTAGAATTTTTGAGGTTGATCCTAGTGAAATGATGTTGGCCGTGCAATACATGTTCCGCTTAAAGATTGTAATGCCTGCTCACTTTTTAAGAGAATCTGGTGATAACATTGGGAAACTTTTCGAGCCATTTTCGGATGCTGCTCAGAGAATTGGTGTTTATACCGCTTTTGATTATGTAGATATTATGGAGAAACTGATCAAAGCTTGGAAAATAGATAAAATAACCAATCTTACCGAAGATGCAGAAAAAGCAAGAGATTTCATTATGAAGTTTCCTGAGAGGATGCGAAAAATTTCAGAGAGGATTAATATCCCAGATAACGGTCCACAATTCAAATGGTTGATCCCGGCTCATAGATAA
- a CDS encoding YceI family protein, with translation MTKKWIIDTAHSEIFFKVRHMVISTVTGTFNDFHAEAIVEGNSFETAEFNAAIEVNSISTKVEARDQHLKSEEFFYTEKFPQIFFESKEGIRNGELTGTIEIRGVKQPIHLNADISEIIVDNYGNKKVGIELSGVINRKTFGLNWNSLTEAGGVVVSDEVKVIANLQLTEEK, from the coding sequence ATGACAAAAAAATGGATAATAGATACAGCGCACTCAGAAATTTTTTTCAAGGTAAGACATATGGTTATTTCTACAGTTACAGGGACATTTAATGATTTTCATGCAGAAGCTATTGTAGAAGGAAATTCGTTTGAGACTGCAGAATTTAATGCAGCTATAGAGGTAAATTCTATTTCGACAAAAGTCGAAGCACGAGATCAACATCTAAAATCGGAAGAGTTTTTCTATACAGAAAAATTTCCTCAAATATTCTTCGAAAGTAAAGAAGGAATCCGAAACGGTGAACTTACAGGTACAATAGAAATTAGAGGTGTAAAACAACCCATACATTTGAATGCAGATATCAGTGAGATCATTGTAGATAATTACGGAAACAAAAAAGTAGGTATAGAGTTATCAGGCGTTATTAATAGAAAAACTTTCGGCCTGAACTGGAATAGCCTAACCGAAGCAGGAGGAGTTGTTGTCTCTGACGAAGTTAAAGTCATTGCAAACCTACAATTAACTGAAGAGAAATAA
- a CDS encoding efflux transporter outer membrane subunit, with amino-acid sequence MKKYRILTVGFVLVGIFSLQSCFVAKEYNRPQEITTEAYYRTDELVKDSTTIAKVSWKEVFTDASLQSLIDKGLSNNLDIRNAMQNIRIAEAYMKQGRAQYFPTFSVGPKFTLTESSANSSMGRFTGKQTQRQYELSGAMSWELDIWGRIKSNQRATEATFLQTLAAHQAVKTSIISMIANAYYQLLALDEQKKIAQEAIVNRTQSLETTKALKDAGQVTEVAVNQTEAQLLSAESLLLDINRQIRLQENYISYILGESSTEINRSSLDSQVINTTLAIGVPAQILENRPDVKAAEFGLANAFHLVNAAEANFYPRLTIDASGGVQGIELDKLFDHQSLFANVLAGLTQPILNRRQIKTQKEVALVQQEQALLKYKQAILLASKEVSDAMYQYDAASKKIDLKQQESTVLKSAVSNSEELLNYGMANYLEVITARDSALNADLGLVNIKLAKLQSLVELYRALGGGVQ; translated from the coding sequence ATGAAAAAATATAGAATACTAACAGTTGGCTTTGTTTTGGTAGGAATCTTTTCGCTACAATCTTGTTTTGTGGCCAAAGAATACAATCGACCACAAGAAATTACTACCGAAGCCTATTACCGTACCGATGAATTGGTAAAAGATAGTACAACAATAGCCAAAGTTTCTTGGAAAGAGGTTTTCACAGATGCATCATTGCAAAGTTTAATCGATAAAGGATTGAGCAACAATCTCGATATACGCAATGCAATGCAAAACATCCGTATTGCCGAAGCATATATGAAACAAGGTCGAGCACAGTATTTCCCTACTTTTTCGGTCGGGCCGAAGTTTACGCTTACCGAATCTTCTGCCAACAGTTCCATGGGAAGATTTACCGGAAAACAAACCCAAAGACAATACGAACTTTCGGGTGCAATGTCGTGGGAATTGGATATTTGGGGAAGGATAAAAAGCAATCAGCGGGCGACAGAAGCTACGTTTCTACAAACCTTGGCCGCTCATCAGGCAGTGAAAACAAGTATTATATCAATGATTGCTAACGCTTATTATCAATTGCTTGCTTTGGATGAGCAAAAGAAAATTGCCCAAGAAGCCATTGTCAATAGGACACAAAGTTTAGAAACAACCAAAGCATTGAAAGATGCTGGACAAGTTACAGAAGTTGCAGTCAATCAGACCGAAGCTCAATTATTGAGTGCAGAATCCCTTTTGCTCGACATCAACCGTCAAATCAGATTACAAGAAAATTACATCAGCTACATTTTAGGAGAGTCGTCTACAGAAATCAATCGTTCTTCCTTAGATAGCCAAGTAATCAACACAACATTAGCAATCGGTGTTCCGGCTCAGATATTAGAAAACAGACCCGATGTGAAAGCGGCTGAATTTGGTTTAGCCAATGCTTTTCATTTGGTGAATGCAGCAGAGGCCAACTTCTACCCTCGCCTAACGATTGATGCTTCGGGCGGAGTACAAGGCATTGAGCTGGATAAACTATTCGACCATCAGTCTCTTTTTGCGAATGTCTTAGCAGGATTAACGCAACCAATCCTCAATCGTCGCCAGATAAAGACACAGAAAGAAGTTGCCCTTGTACAGCAAGAACAAGCATTATTGAAATATAAACAAGCCATTTTATTAGCGAGCAAAGAAGTTTCCGATGCGATGTATCAGTACGATGCTGCGTCTAAAAAAATCGACTTGAAACAACAAGAGTCTACTGTGCTAAAATCTGCCGTAAGCAACTCAGAAGAGTTATTAAATTACGGGATGGCCAATTACTTAGAGGTAATTACCGCACGAGACTCTGCACTCAATGCCGACCTTGGTTTGGTGAATATCAAATTAGCGAAACTGCAGTCGTTGGTAGAATTATACCGAGCTCTAGGAGGCGGCGTACAATAA
- a CDS encoding tyrosine-type recombinase/integrase, with protein MKKNKWTEPKIKAYPDLSKDWYVWFRFNGGNPKRYSFGINTYNTFEQRMAQADLLRKTLLLNLQNGWDPDLNKAPNKKPRKMSIADGLNFSLEKLKQRLKPKSYSDYLCTNRFILDAVIRLKYDKLSIQSIERYHIKTIMEDIKISRKWSNHAYNKNLGYLKSILSELVEFDIIKTNPAHGIRLLKYETSPTSFPTDQEQTKIIQHLYARNFTYLRFVKALYQTGMRPAELLRLKVGDVDLDRDLILLKSDDGKTNKYRLVPIKSDLKKDLLTIISPTHGPDLYLFGTPRKHGGKLDYSEMFSPNKYKIKRDTVTKYWKKYIKDELGINKNLYSLKHKAANDMMFDGLDIETIQAIFGHSKAKTTEIYANQINLLRFEKAKKLEREFV; from the coding sequence ATGAAAAAAAATAAATGGACAGAACCTAAGATAAAGGCTTACCCTGACCTTTCAAAAGATTGGTATGTTTGGTTTCGTTTTAATGGAGGTAATCCTAAGCGTTATTCTTTTGGAATAAACACCTACAATACTTTTGAACAAAGAATGGCACAAGCTGACCTCTTACGCAAAACTCTACTTTTAAATTTACAAAACGGATGGGATCCAGATTTAAACAAAGCACCAAATAAAAAACCTAGAAAAATGAGTATTGCCGACGGTCTTAATTTTAGCTTGGAAAAGTTAAAACAAAGGCTTAAGCCAAAATCATATTCAGATTATTTATGTACAAACAGATTTATTTTAGATGCTGTAATTCGTTTGAAATACGACAAATTATCAATACAATCTATCGAACGCTACCACATTAAAACCATAATGGAGGATATTAAAATTTCTCGAAAATGGTCAAACCATGCTTATAATAAAAATTTAGGTTATTTGAAGTCAATATTGTCGGAATTAGTAGAGTTTGATATCATAAAAACCAATCCAGCACACGGGATAAGATTATTGAAATATGAAACGTCGCCAACTTCGTTCCCAACAGACCAAGAACAAACAAAAATAATTCAGCATTTATACGCTAGAAACTTCACATACCTAAGATTTGTAAAAGCATTGTATCAAACTGGAATGCGTCCAGCTGAATTGCTCCGTTTGAAAGTTGGAGATGTTGATTTAGATCGTGATTTAATTTTACTCAAATCCGATGATGGCAAAACAAATAAATATAGATTAGTTCCTATAAAGAGTGACTTAAAAAAAGACTTATTGACAATAATAAGCCCCACACATGGTCCTGACCTTTATTTATTCGGAACACCACGAAAACACGGTGGTAAATTGGATTATTCAGAAATGTTTTCTCCAAATAAATATAAAATAAAACGTGATACAGTTACAAAATATTGGAAAAAGTATATAAAAGATGAACTAGGAATTAATAAAAATCTTTATTCATTAAAACACAAAGCAGCCAATGACATGATGTTCGACGGATTAGATATAGAAACCATACAGGCAATTTTTGGTCACTCTAAGGCTAAAACCACTGAAATTTACGCTAATCAAATTAATTTATTAAGATTTGAAAAAGCAAAAAAACTAGAACGTGAATTTGTTTAG
- a CDS encoding helix-turn-helix domain-containing protein, with protein MGRSTVMKESDKAKRLILFLEEVRLKKNMSRYRLSKLTGLPESTIKRTLDFMNEPLLSNFLKIADALEVKVSAEVLNEASNK; from the coding sequence ATGGGAAGATCAACAGTTATGAAAGAATCAGACAAAGCCAAGCGACTAATTCTATTTCTAGAGGAAGTACGACTCAAAAAAAACATGAGCCGTTACCGACTATCCAAACTTACAGGTCTACCCGAGTCGACCATCAAGCGAACGCTTGATTTTATGAATGAGCCATTATTATCTAATTTCCTTAAGATTGCCGATGCACTCGAGGTGAAGGTTTCGGCAGAAGTACTCAATGAAGCGAGCAATAAATAA
- a CDS encoding YceI family protein, whose protein sequence is MKSLIVGLFFTFGSLLFGQNITLDKSHARLQFFVTHMTISTVDGKFNEFDVVLNNFDQNDITKSTITVVAQTNSIDTGIEARDNHLKSADFFDVAQYKTIEFKSTSLEKIIGNTYKLNGNLTMSGVTKPITLTLVYNGNSINSANNIKSYGFTIKGTINRSSYEIGKKIPESVIGNDIKILSNLEFTQNKKKK, encoded by the coding sequence ATGAAAAGTTTAATAGTAGGATTGTTTTTTACATTTGGTTCTCTATTGTTTGGGCAAAATATAACTTTAGACAAAAGTCATGCGCGTTTACAATTTTTTGTTACTCATATGACTATCTCAACTGTAGATGGAAAATTTAATGAATTTGATGTGGTGTTGAATAATTTTGATCAGAATGATATCACGAAATCTACCATTACGGTAGTGGCACAAACCAATTCAATTGATACAGGAATCGAAGCAAGAGATAATCACCTAAAAAGTGCTGATTTTTTTGATGTTGCTCAATATAAAACAATTGAATTTAAATCTACTTCATTAGAGAAAATTATAGGAAATACCTATAAATTAAACGGAAATCTCACGATGAGCGGTGTAACAAAGCCAATTACTCTTACTCTGGTATACAATGGTAATAGTATCAATTCTGCAAATAATATCAAATCTTATGGGTTTACCATAAAAGGGACGATTAATCGATCTTCTTATGAGATAGGAAAAAAAATTCCAGAAAGTGTTATAGGAAATGATATAAAAATACTATCTAACTTAGAGTTTACACAAAATAAAAAAAAGAAATAA